In Streptomyces sp. ML-6, the genomic stretch ACGGCGTCGGCCAGGACCAGCGCGACCATCGCCTCGGCGACGATCCCCGCAGCCGGCACGGCACAGACATCGGAGCGCTGGTGGTGCGCCTTGGCGGGCTCGCCGGTGACGACGTCGACGGTGGCGAGCGCGCGCGGCACGGTGGCGATGGGCTTCATCGCGGCACGGACCCGCAGCAGCTCGCCGGTGGTGAGGCCGCCCTCGGTGCCGCCGGAGCGGCCGGAGGCGCGCCTGATGCCGTCCTCGGTGACCAGGATCTCGTCGTGCGCCTTCGAGCCGGGCACCCGGGCCAGGTCGAAGCCGTCGCCGACCTCGACGCCCTTGATCGCCTGGATGCCCATCAGGGCCGCCGCGAGCCGGGCGTCCAGCCGGCGGTCCCAGTGGACGTGCGAGCCGAGGCCCACGGGCACGCCGTACGCCAGCACCTCGACCACGCCGCCGAGGGTGTCGCCGTCCTTGTGGGCCTGGTCGATCTCGGCGACCATCGCCTTGCTCGCGTCGGCGTCCAGGCAGCGCACCGGGTCGGCGTCGAGCCGCTCGACGTCGGCGGGCGTGGGGTAGACCCCGTACGGCGCCTTCGCCGCGGCCAGCTCGACGACATGGCTGACGATCTCGATGCCGGCGGTCTCCTTGAGGTACGACTGCGCGACGGCGCCGAGCGCGACGCGGGCCGCCGTCTCCCGGGCGCTGGCGCGCTCCAGGATCGGCCGGGCCTCGTCGAAGCCGTACTTCTGCATGCCCGCGAGGTCGGCGTGGCCGGGCCGCGGGCGGGTCAGCGGGGCGTTGCGGGCCAGTTCGGCCAGTTCGGCGGGGTCGACCGGGTCGGCCGCCATCACCTGCTCCCACTTGGGCCATTCGGTGTTGCCCACCATCACGGCGACCGGGGAGCCCATGGTGAGGCCGTGGCGCACCCCGCCGAGGAAGGTGACCTCGTCCTTCTCGAACTTCATCCGCGCACCGCGGCCGTAACCGAGCCGCCGCCGGGCGAGTGCGTCCGCCACCATCTCCGTGGTGACCGGGACGCCGGCGGGAAGACCCTCCAGCGTCGCCACGAGTGCGGGGCCGTGCGACTCCCCCGCGGTCAGCCAGCGCAACCTGCTCAACGGTGCTCCTCATGCTCGCGCCTGGAACTGCGACGGCGCGACCGGGTGCGCGGCCCTGGCCCGCCACCTCGATCCTCCCACGGCCGGGGGCCCGAACCGGTCGCCGGTCCAGCAGACGGACGGATCGCACCGGCGGGGGCGGGGGCTCAGCGGGCGGCGAGCGCCGCTTCGCCGGCCCGGCGCATGGCCGCGAGCGGGGCGGGCGCGCGGCCCGTCATCTGCTCGACCTGGAGGACGGCCTGGTGCACCAGGAGGTCGAGACCTCCGACGACTGCGCCCGATCGGTCCGCCCAGGCTGCGGCGAGCCCGGTGGGCCAGGGCTCGTACAGCACGTCGAAGAGGGTTCCCGGCCGGTCCGGCACGGCGGCGGCCAGGGCGTCGGTGGCACCGGCCGGGGTGGTGGCGATGACCAGGGGGGCCCGCAGCGCCAGTTCGGCGTCCGCCCAGTCGGCGATCCGGACATCGACGCCGAGGCGTTCGCCCCAGCCGCGCATCTCCCGGCCCCGCTCCTGGCTGCGGACGTACGCCGTGACCGGTCCCGTGCACATCCCGGCCAGCGCGGCGAGCGCCGACGAGGCGGTCGCGCCCGCGCCGAGGACGGCGGCGGAGTCGGTCTTCTCCACCCCGCGTTCGCGCAGGGCGGCGACCATGCCGGGGATGTCGGTGTTGTCGCCGGTCAGCCGGCCGTCCTCGGTGAGGACGACGGTGTTGACCGCCTCCACCGAGGCGGCGGTCTCGCTGACGGAGTCCAGCAGCGGGATGACCGCCCGCTTCAACGGCATGGTCAGCGAGAGCCCGGCCCAGGTGGCGTCGAGGGACTCGACGAACCCGGGAAGCGCGGCCTCGTCGATCTCGAACCGTTCGTACGACCAGTCGGTGAGGCCGAGCTCGGCGTACGCGGCCCGGTGCAGCACTGGGGAGAGCGAGTGCGCGATGGGCGAGCCGAGGACGGCAGCGCGGTGGCGCCGGTCAGCGGAGGCCATGCTTTTCCTTGAACTTGTTGTTGAGCTTCTCGTGCTCGGCGACGGTCTTGGTGAACTGGGTCTTCTTGCCGTCGAGCGAGATGAAGAACATCCAGCCGTCATCGGTCGGATTGAGCGTCGCCCGCAGGGCGTCGTCACCCGGGTTGCCGATCGGCCCCGGCGGAAGGCCCTCGTGGTAATAGGTGTTGTACGGGTCCGGGTTGGTCCGGATCTCGTCCGAGCCGATCTTGATCTTGCTCTGGTTGTTCAGGTAATTGAACGCGGAGTCGAATTCGAGCTTGCGGTTCGAGACCGCGTTGTCCGGCTTCAGGCGGTTGTACACGACCTCGGCCATCTTGCGGAAGTCGTCGTGCGTGAGCCCCTCCGCCTGGACCAGGCTGGCGACGGTGAGGACCTGCCACGGGCCGTCCAGCTTGTACTTCTTGGCCGTCGCCTCGAAGTCGAGCTTGTCGTACTCCTCGTTGGCACGGGAGACCATCTTCTTCAGGATGGCCTCCGGCTTGGTCTCCTTGGTGACCGGGTAGGCGGCCGGGAAGAGGAAGCCTTCCAGCGGGTCCTTGATGTTCTTGTTGTCGCTCACCCAGTCGGGCAGGCCGAGACCGGACGCCTCGGCCTTGGCGATTCCCTTGGTCGTCCCCTTCTTGAGGCCCAGCTTCTTGTCGACCATCTCGTAGACGGCGACGTTGCGGGTGCCTTCGGGGATCACCAGGAGGTTCTGGCTGTTCGGGTCGACCATCATCTTCACGGCCTCGGCCGCGGACATCTCCTTGCGGAGCAGATAGACGCCCGCCTGGATCGACTTCCCCTTGGGGTTCTCGCTCTGTGCGGCGACGAACGCGTCGACGCTCTTGACCACACCCTGCTTCTTCAGGATGTTGCCGATGTCGTACCCGAACGCACCCTTGGGGATCTCCACCTCGACCGACCCCGAGCCGCTGCCCTCGTAGTCGGGCGCCGCGCCGAACTTGTCCTGCCAGTACGAGTAACCGAAGTAGGTCGCCCCGCCGAGGCCGCCGACCAGGACCAGCGAGACCACCAGGCAGGCGACGCCGTTGCGGCTCTTCTTCTTGCCCTTGCCGCCCCGGCGTTCGCTCCCGCCCCGGCCGCCGCGGCGGGAGGGCCGTGAGTCGTCCTCGTGCTCCTCGTCGTCCTCGACGTCCTTGTTCCTGCCGTCGGGGTCGTCGGAGCCCGTGAAGAAGGGGTGGGTCTCCTCCGGCTGGGCCTCCGGGTCCCAGTCGGGGTTCTGCGCGGGGGCCTGCTGGGGAGCGGTCTCGCGACGGCCCGGGGGCTGCGGCGGCGGGTACGCCTCCGCCGTGCCGTAGTAGTCGGAGGTCTCGCCGTAACCGCCCTGCCCGCCGCCGTACGGGTCGGCCTGCTGCGCGTCGTAGGGCATCGCGGCCTGCTGCCCGGTGTCCCAGCCGGTGTTGCCGTACTGGGGCTGCTGGGGCTGCTGGACCTGTTGCTGGGCCTGCTGCGCATAGGGGTCCTGCTGGGCCCCGTACGCGGACTGCTGCGGGTAGTGCTGCTGCTGCGCGTACGGGTCCTGCTGTGGCTGTTGCGCGTAGGGGTCCTGCTGCTGCGGCTGCTCCGCGTACGGAATCTGCTGCTGGTGCTGCGCGTACGGGTCCTGGGGGTAGGACTGCTGTCCGCCGCCGTACTGGCCCTGGCCGTGGGCGGACTGCTGTCCTCCCCACCCCTGGTCCCCGTACAAGGGGTCCTCGGGATGCCACGGTTCGGAGCCGGAGCCCCGGCCATACTCAGTCATCGATCCCCTAGAGCCGCGAGACGACGTTCCGTCTCTTTGCTGTGCGGCCCTGTGGAAGGCGCCGCCGCATCGCGCGGAACGTTACCGTATCGCGATCAGACAACCACTTCGACGCCTTCGCCCGGCGGCCTGCCCGACGCCCGTTCGGACTCCAGAGCGTTCTGAAGGATCACCACAGCGGCAGCTTGGTCGATGACGGAACGGCCTTTCCTGGACTTCACGCCCGAAGCGCGCAGCCCCTGACTGGCCGTTACTGTGGTCATCCTCTCGTCCACCAGGCGCACCGGCACGGGTGCGACCGAGCGGGCCACCTCCTGTGCGAAGACCCGGATCTTGGCGGCGGCCGGTCCCTCACCGCCGCCGAGGGACCGCGGCAGGCCGATGATGATCTCGATCGGCTCGTACTCCTCGACGATCTGCCCCAGCCGCCGGTGGGCCGCCGGGACGTCACGTCCCGGAACGGTCTCCACCGGCGTGGCGAGGATCCCGTCGGGGTCGCACGAGGCGACCCCGATCCGGGCGTCCCCGACGTCGATCGCGAGCCGGCGACCGCGACGCATGTCCGTCACTCCCGTCGTCACGCCGTCTCGGTGACGAGGCGCTCGACGGCGGCCACGGCCGCGCCGATGGCCTCGGGGTTCTGGCCGCCGCCCTGGGCGACGTCCGGCTTGCCGCCGCCACCGCCGCCGAGGGTCTTGGCGGCGGTGCGGACCAGGTCACCGGCCTTGAGTCCGCGCTCGCGGGCGGCCTCGTTGGTGGCGATCACGGTCAGCGGGCGGCCGTTGGCGGTGGTGAACAGGGCCACGACGGCCGGCCGGCCGCCCTGGATGCGGCCGCGGACGTCGAGGACGAGCTTGCGCAGGTCGTCGGCCGAGGTGCCGTCGGCGACCTGTCCGGTGACCAGGGCGACACCGCGGATGTCCTGGGCGGAGTCGACGAGTCCGGCGGCGGCCTGGAGGACCTTCTCCGCGCGGAACTTCTCGATCTCCTTCTCGGCGTCCTTCAGCTTGCCGAGCACGCCCGCGATCTTCTCCGGCAGCTCCTCGGGACGGCCCTTGACCAGCTCCTGGAGCTGGGCGACGACCGTGTGCTCCCGGGCGAGGAAGTTGTACGCGTCGACGCCCACGAGGGCCTCGATGCGGCGCACGCCGGAACCGATGGACGACTCGCCGAGCAGCTTCACCAGACCCAGCTGGGCGGTGTTGTGGACGTGCGTGCCGCCGCAGAGCTCCTTGGAGAAGTCGCCGATGGTGACGACGCGGACCTGCTCGCCGTACTTCTCGCCGAACTCGGCGATGGCGCCCTGCTTCTTGGCCTCGGCGATCGGCATGACCTCGGCCTGGACGTCGAGCTCGCGGGCGAGGACCTCGTTGATCTTCTGCTCGACGTCGGTGAGGACCGTGCCGGGTACGGCGGCGGGCGAGCCGAAGTCGAAGCGGAAGCGGCCGGGGGAGTTCTCCGAACCGGCCTGGGCGGCCGTCGGGCCCAGCGCGTCGCGCAGCGCCTGGTGCGTGAGGTGCGTGGCGCTGTGGGCACGGGCGATGGCGCGGCGGCGGGTGGTGTCGATGGCGGCGTAGGCGGACGATCCGACGGTCACCTCGCCGACCTGCACCGAGCCCTTGTGGACGGAGACGCCGGGAACGGGCTGCTGGACGTCGCGCACCTGGATGACGGCGCCGCTGTCGAGCCGGATCCGGCCCTGGTCGGCGAGCTGGCCGCCGCCCTCGGCGTAGAACGGGGTGCGGTCCAGGACGACCTCGACCTCGTCGCCCTCGGAGGCGGCGGGCGAGGGCACGCCGTCGACGAGCAGGCCGACGACGGTCGACTCGCCCTCGGTGGCGGTGTAGCCGGTGAACTCGGTGACGCCGGAGTTGTCGGCGACCTCGCGGTAGGCGGACAGGTCGGCGTGGCCGGTCTTCTTGGCCTTGGCGTCGGCCTTGGCGCGCTCCCGCTGCTCCTTCATCAGGCGGCGGAAGCCCTCCTCGTCCACCGAGAGGCCCTGTTCGGCGGCCATCTCCAGGGTGAGGTCGATCGGGAAGCCCCAGGTGTCGTGGAGCAGGAACGCCTTGTCGCCGGCGAGGACCTTGCCGCCGGCGGCCTTGGTCTCCGTGACGGCGGTGTCGAGGATGTTGGTGCCGCCCTTGAGGGCCTTGAGGAAGGCGGCCTCCTCGGCGAGGGCGACGCTCTCGATGCGCTTGCGGTCGGTGATCAGCTCCGGGTACTGCTGCCCCATCGTGTCGATCACGACGTCGACCAGGTCCTTGACGACCGGTCCGGTGGCGCCCAGCAGCCGCATGTTGCGGATGGCCCGGCGCATGATGCGGCGCAGCACGTAGCCGCGGCCCTCGTTGCCCGGGGTGACGCCGTCGCCGATGAGCATCACGGAGGTGCGGATGTGGTCGGCGACCACGCGCAGGGAGACGTCACTGGTGTGGGCCGCGCCGTAGGCGACGCCGGTGAGCTCGGTGGCCTTGTCGATGACGACCTTGAGCGTGTCCGTCTCGTACATGTTCTGCACGCCCTGCAGGATCATGGCGAGGCGTTCCAGGCCGAGGCCCGTGTCGATGTTCTTCGACGGCAGGTCGCCGAGGATCGGGAAGTCCTCCTTGCCGTCCCCGGCGCCGCGCTCGTACTGCATGAAGACCAGGTTCCAGATCTCCACGTACCGCTCGTCGTTGACCGCCGGGCCGCCCTCGACGCCGAACTCGGGGCCGCGGTCGTAGTTGATCTCGGAGCAGGGGCCGCAGGGTCCGGGGACGCCCATGGACCAGAAGTTGTCCTTCTTGCCCAGGCGCTGGATGCGTTCGGCCGGTACGCCGACCTTCTCGCGCCAGATCTGCTCGGCCTCGTCGTCGTCGAGGTAGACCGTGATCCACAGCCGTTCGGGGTCGAGTCCGAAGCCGCCGTCCGCCACGGAGCTGGTGAGCAGCTCCCAGG encodes the following:
- a CDS encoding shikimate dehydrogenase, encoding MASADRRHRAAVLGSPIAHSLSPVLHRAAYAELGLTDWSYERFEIDEAALPGFVESLDATWAGLSLTMPLKRAVIPLLDSVSETAASVEAVNTVVLTEDGRLTGDNTDIPGMVAALRERGVEKTDSAAVLGAGATASSALAALAGMCTGPVTAYVRSQERGREMRGWGERLGVDVRIADWADAELALRAPLVIATTPAGATDALAAAVPDRPGTLFDVLYEPWPTGLAAAWADRSGAVVGGLDLLVHQAVLQVEQMTGRAPAPLAAMRRAGEAALAAR
- the alaS gene encoding alanine--tRNA ligase; translation: MESAEIRRRWLSFFEERGHTVVPSASLIADDPTLLLVPAGMVPFKPYFLGEVKPPAPRVTSVQKCVRTPDIEEVGKTTRHGTFFQMCGNFSFGDYFKEGAITLSWELLTSSVADGGFGLDPERLWITVYLDDDEAEQIWREKVGVPAERIQRLGKKDNFWSMGVPGPCGPCSEINYDRGPEFGVEGGPAVNDERYVEIWNLVFMQYERGAGDGKEDFPILGDLPSKNIDTGLGLERLAMILQGVQNMYETDTLKVVIDKATELTGVAYGAAHTSDVSLRVVADHIRTSVMLIGDGVTPGNEGRGYVLRRIMRRAIRNMRLLGATGPVVKDLVDVVIDTMGQQYPELITDRKRIESVALAEEAAFLKALKGGTNILDTAVTETKAAGGKVLAGDKAFLLHDTWGFPIDLTLEMAAEQGLSVDEEGFRRLMKEQRERAKADAKAKKTGHADLSAYREVADNSGVTEFTGYTATEGESTVVGLLVDGVPSPAASEGDEVEVVLDRTPFYAEGGGQLADQGRIRLDSGAVIQVRDVQQPVPGVSVHKGSVQVGEVTVGSSAYAAIDTTRRRAIARAHSATHLTHQALRDALGPTAAQAGSENSPGRFRFDFGSPAAVPGTVLTDVEQKINEVLARELDVQAEVMPIAEAKKQGAIAEFGEKYGEQVRVVTIGDFSKELCGGTHVHNTAQLGLVKLLGESSIGSGVRRIEALVGVDAYNFLAREHTVVAQLQELVKGRPEELPEKIAGVLGKLKDAEKEIEKFRAEKVLQAAAGLVDSAQDIRGVALVTGQVADGTSADDLRKLVLDVRGRIQGGRPAVVALFTTANGRPLTVIATNEAARERGLKAGDLVRTAAKTLGGGGGGKPDVAQGGGQNPEAIGAAVAAVERLVTETA
- the ruvX gene encoding Holliday junction resolvase RuvX, producing MRRGRRLAIDVGDARIGVASCDPDGILATPVETVPGRDVPAAHRRLGQIVEEYEPIEIIIGLPRSLGGGEGPAAAKIRVFAQEVARSVAPVPVRLVDERMTTVTASQGLRASGVKSRKGRSVIDQAAAVVILQNALESERASGRPPGEGVEVVV
- the mltG gene encoding endolytic transglycosylase MltG — its product is MTEYGRGSGSEPWHPEDPLYGDQGWGGQQSAHGQGQYGGGQQSYPQDPYAQHQQQIPYAEQPQQQDPYAQQPQQDPYAQQQHYPQQSAYGAQQDPYAQQAQQQVQQPQQPQYGNTGWDTGQQAAMPYDAQQADPYGGGQGGYGETSDYYGTAEAYPPPQPPGRRETAPQQAPAQNPDWDPEAQPEETHPFFTGSDDPDGRNKDVEDDEEHEDDSRPSRRGGRGGSERRGGKGKKKSRNGVACLVVSLVLVGGLGGATYFGYSYWQDKFGAAPDYEGSGSGSVEVEIPKGAFGYDIGNILKKQGVVKSVDAFVAAQSENPKGKSIQAGVYLLRKEMSAAEAVKMMVDPNSQNLLVIPEGTRNVAVYEMVDKKLGLKKGTTKGIAKAEASGLGLPDWVSDNKNIKDPLEGFLFPAAYPVTKETKPEAILKKMVSRANEEYDKLDFEATAKKYKLDGPWQVLTVASLVQAEGLTHDDFRKMAEVVYNRLKPDNAVSNRKLEFDSAFNYLNNQSKIKIGSDEIRTNPDPYNTYYHEGLPPGPIGNPGDDALRATLNPTDDGWMFFISLDGKKTQFTKTVAEHEKLNNKFKEKHGLR
- the aroC gene encoding chorismate synthase, producing MSRLRWLTAGESHGPALVATLEGLPAGVPVTTEMVADALARRRLGYGRGARMKFEKDEVTFLGGVRHGLTMGSPVAVMVGNTEWPKWEQVMAADPVDPAELAELARNAPLTRPRPGHADLAGMQKYGFDEARPILERASARETAARVALGAVAQSYLKETAGIEIVSHVVELAAAKAPYGVYPTPADVERLDADPVRCLDADASKAMVAEIDQAHKDGDTLGGVVEVLAYGVPVGLGSHVHWDRRLDARLAAALMGIQAIKGVEVGDGFDLARVPGSKAHDEILVTEDGIRRASGRSGGTEGGLTTGELLRVRAAMKPIATVPRALATVDVVTGEPAKAHHQRSDVCAVPAAGIVAEAMVALVLADAVAEKFGGDSVPETRRNVQSYLDHLQIR